The genomic segment AAGGAAGCTATGATGAATTACTCACATCTGGCACACTTACAGGAAATGCCTTAAAGAGTAGTCTTTCAATTAAAAAAGTTACAAGAAAGCCTAATGGATATCTAGAAGTTAATAATTGCAATACAAATAATCTAAAAAACATATCAGTTAAGGTCCCCAAGGGGGTATTAACGGTTATAACAGGTGTTGCAGGCTCTGGAAAAAGTACACTTATGAAACAGGAATTTCCAAATCAAAATAAAGATGTTATATTAATTGACCAGAGTGCGGTTTCCGCAAATTCTAGATCAAGCCTAGCCACTTATGGTGGAATAATGGATAACATAAGAAAGGGCTTTGCAAAAGATAATAACGTCAATGCATCACTATTTAGTTATAATTCAAAAGGTGCCTGTGAAAATTGTAATGGCACTGGAATAATTGAAACAAACCTTGCTTTTATGGAGAATACTAAAAACACTTGTGAAGAATGCGCTGGTAAAAGGTTCAAAAAAGAAGTTTTAGAATATACTATCCAAGATCAAACAATAATAGATGTTCTAGATATGACTGTTTCGGAAGCTTTAGTATTTTTTAATAATAAACAAATTAAGACAAAGTTACAGTCAATAGAAGAAATGGGAATTGGATATTTAACTTTAGGTCAAACACTTGATACATTATCCGGTGGAGAATGCCAAAGGTTGAAACTTGCTAACGAATTACATAAAAATGGTTCAATATATGTTATGGATGAACCATCAACTGGACTTCACATGTCTGATATAGAAAAATTCATAGGCATAGTTGAAAATATTGTTGATAATGGAAATACTGTTATTATAATAGAACACAATATGGATATTATTAGGAGCGCAGATTGGATAATAGATCTTGGACCAGAGGGTGGTATAAGAGGCGGAAATGTAATTTTTGAGGGGACACCTTTAGAGTTAACTAAATGTAAAGAATCTCTTACTGCTAAATATATATAGTTTAGAGATAAAGTGCATTTTACTAAATATTGTTATTATAACATACAGTACAAATTCTAGTGTTACATTCAGAACATCAATATAATCTAAATATATTAAACCCCATATCATTAGATATGGGGTTACTTGTGATGAAATATAAATATAGTTTTTTATTAGTCTCCTTTTTCAACAATAACTATTGTATAAATATTACTCCATCATTTGCCCCTATAAAATCACTTATAGCATTTGCAATTTTATCTATTTGCCCATAATCTAAAGTGTCCGGAGTATCTGTGGGTTTATGGACTAAATTCTCAACATTTTCTTGTGCTATAAAAACACTGGGAATCCCCATAGATTGAAAATTGACATGGTCACTTAAACCATGCACCACAGTATCTGCAAATCCAATGTTATCCTTTTTAAAAGCAGTTTTTACTGCGCCATATAACTTATTGGAAAGCTCGTTCTTATTCTTTAGAGCAAGTTTTCCTCCTTTTTTAGCTCCTACACAATCTATATTAATGTTATAGAAATTATAATTAGTAGATGTAACAGCATTGACAAAAGCTTGACTCCCCTTTAATCCAACTTCTTCTCCATTAAAGGCACAAAAAATTATATCCGTATCAAATGGTTTTGCTTTAGATTTCTCTTTTAGTTTATGTGCTACTTCTATTAAGGCTGATACCCCCGAAGCATTATCTAATGCTCCCCTAATAATTGTTCCATCCACATATCCTAAATGATCAAAATGAGCTGATATCACTACTGCATTTTCGCTTTTTTTACCTTTTATAACTCCTACAACATTATTAACCATTTTAAGTTTAATATTATTTTCTCCGCCTCTATAACTGCTGTTAACTCCCAGATAATATTTTTGATAATAACTATCATCAAAAAAAGGGTCTAATCCTATGTCTTTAAAAGTTTTCACAATATATTCGCCAGTTTTTTCATTTCCTTTTGAGCCAGTTAATCTCCCCTGAAACTCATCTGAGCATAAAGTAGCAACTGTTTCTTTAATAGTTGGAATCTTTACAGGAGTTTGAACCTGCGATACTTGTACTGATTGTCCATGGTTTCCAGTAGTTGTCTTAGAATTTTGGCTAACTTCTGGAGAAGAACAAGATGAAAAAGTTAGAACCATGGCCAATATAACACTTAATTTTAGTATAGGCTTCATATAAATTCCTCCTAACAGTTTTATATTTATAATTCTTTCCAATATTATTATGGCTATTCAATCATTTCTGTAAATAGTCCTCAAACGAAATTTTATAATCTGGGTAATCTCCCTTTCTATCATCATCTTTACAATATAAAATCCTTGTTTTCTCAAGATTTAGCTGCAATCCTGAAAATGACCCCCTTAGAATGGCCAATAAAAAAAGATAACTCCTGTTCACAATACAGAAATCATCCTCTTAATCTAGCGCAAACTTTACTTGAATTGACCTTAACAAAGTACCGATTATTATTTCATAATCTTTTGATTATCATCCTTGTGTGGTGAATTTTTATTTTCTATAGTATTAATCATGTCTTTAATTGCATTTACTACGTACTGAGGTTGGTCTATATATATATAGTGTCCAGAATTTGGAACTGGTATTCTTTTAGAATAATTAGAGCAGCTAAGCCAATCTTCTTGTTCTGCGTTTACAACTGCTTGATATATGGGTCCCATACCTTCATCATCTGCTGATAGGTAAGTTAATGGTACATTTCTAAGTACATCTCCTGCTTGGTACACCTGCTGCTCACTTTGTAATACTTCATCTATTGTGCCATCCGCTTTAGTAAACTGACCTAAGAGAGATTCTTTCAGTTCTGGCATATTTGAATTAATGAAATTCATCGCATCCCCCATAACATTCTTTCCTGAACCATCTACCATAATTATGCCTGCAACCTCTTTTCGATACAATTTTGTAAATTCAACAGCATCTAAACTAGCTATTGAATGAGCTACTAAAAGATAAGGTGCTTTAACACCTTTTGCTCTTAAAAGGGCATGTAAGTTACGAGCTTTATCAATGGCTGTTTTGCCATTACCTTTTTCAAATATTGAGCTATCATATGATACTGAGCAAAAATTATTATTCATCAATAGTTGCCTATCTTTATCATTTAATGGTTCTCTATTGGCAGTGTCATCACTTTTTCCAAGCCCTGCTCTATCATATGTTACTGTTCTTGCATATTTAGATATTTCCTGTTGAATTTCTCCCCAACCTTTTTGGGGATCACTTTCAGTATTTATACCATCATTATAACCTGAATCAAACACTACAGAAACCTTGCCCTCTCCCGCTATTTTAGTATATAGCCCGAAATCGCCTATGCTTACCTTACCTTCAAATTGATTATTATCTTCCTTAGCATATGCATTTATTGAGAATGACCCCAACATTAGTGTAGCCGCTACTACAGTAGATATAAGCTTTTTTGATACATTTCCTCTCATTTTAACGCCCCCTTATATTTTTAAAAATAAGATAGTTAAATATACCTTACATATAAGAATATACCATATTTTATATTTTAATTCCATAAAATTGTATATTTTGCAATTTTATGGAAAATTAAAAAAAGAGTTGTTAAAAAACAACCCTATTTTTAACCCCTACGACTTAAGCAGAGAATGACTTATTATTCTCTGCGTTAATTCTGGTTTCTTCTTATTTCTTTACCCAAACATGGGTGATTTCCCCAAATGCAAATTTGCGATAATGGTTTGCTTCTTTGTAAGCTTCGTTTATATAGTCTTTAGTTTCTTGTGTGTAAAAATCATTGGGATTGGGGGTAGTAAGTTGCGTTAATTTACATTCAATAATTAGTCTGGCTTCTTTGAAAGACATATCACCGGAAGGAGTTTGAACCCTTGTCAATTCAACTTCTTTCATTTTTTCACTATCTCTTCCTGATTTACTTCCCAAAAGGAGCACTTGTTCCTTATATTCATTCGCGAAGTAAGACAGCGTATATGTTTGCTCTTTTTGAATTATTTCAAGCGTATAACGGTCTGCTCGAAGAATACACCAAGTGGTGGGCTTTTTGAAAAGAGTTCCCAAACCACCCCCACTGCCTATCATGGAATTATAATGATCTTCCTTGCCCGCAGTAATAACCGTAAATTCTTTTCCTACCAACGGACCTACCAACGTAAGTACATTGTCGCATATCTCTTCCGTAGAAATTTGTTTAAATAATTGATCAAAATTCATCTCTTTGACATTTACATGATTTATTTTTTCTTTCATTTTTTCTCCTTTTATGTCTGGTCTATTTATAGTATTATTATATATATTATATAACGGTTTGTTCTGTAGATTGTGTATTGATTTACTTAAATTTACACATTTAAAATTCTCACCTCTCGAAAAAGAATAGTTATGTTTCCTTGGCAACATAACCATTCTATCACTTTATTGTTTCCTTGTCAATAATAAAGGGGGCTGTATCATACGCTGATGTTTCAGCGTTTTGATACAGCCCCTTTAGGCTACTTTTTTATACAACCCCATTATTCAGAATCATTTGGATTTTTTATATCTACACCTTGCTTCTTTATTTCTGCATCCAAATGCCTACTATACTTTTCCACGAAGCTAAGCATGATATCAAATTGTTCCTCGGTTACCTGTTCAAATACGGCTTTATCCCGCTCTTGAAACTCTTTGTGCAACTGCTCATGGACTTTGTTAATTACTTTCCCTTGCTCAGTAAGCCTAAAATAGATTTCTTTCTTATTATCCGGTTTCTGGTAGCTTTCGATAATGCCTTTTTTTATGAGCTTTTTAGTCATTTTACTTATGGCACCCCTAGTCATATAAAAGGACTCCGCAAGTTTTGTCACGTTTGAATCTACATTTCTTCCAATGTATTCGATGCAATGTACTTCAGAAGACTTATAGCCCTTAAGACTGTCTTTCATCTTAACCTTATTAAGCGAAACTATCTTGTTTAATAAGTCCCTGAAACCCATTATGACCTGTTCTTCTTTGTTCATGGCCTAACCTCCCACCCGTTAGTGTATTAACAATATTATATTATACTTTTGTTTCTATTTCAACAATGTTAAAGTAATTATTCTAAGCATTGAGCTACATCTGAAAAAATAGAGACAAAGTCGTATAACCATTCATCATTCGTGTTATTTCTATGATATTAGCAGATTATATAGAAAAAAGACATTACTGCCTTTTTAAGTTGATGACCAATCTGGCCCACAAGGACGGAAAAGCGATACTGGAGCTCAAGGACCTTCCGGTCCACAAGGACCGAAAGGCGATACTGGAGCTCAAGGACCTGCCGGGCCAAGTAGTTGTGAATGCTGTTTACCAAGTTTAAGAGTAGTTTTAGGTTATCTATTTAGCGTTAGTGCAACTAACATAAGGGTTGAAACAGTAGCACCACAACCACCTGTAACTAATGACAGCATAGATAGATTTTATCCTGATGCAAATGATGCATCCACAGCGGTATTAGTTCAATTTAAAGATGGAACAATTGTATCTCTTTGTGAAATTGAGTTAATACAAGCTTCCGCTTTAGTAGATAGTTCTTCCGATAAAGTACCAGATGCATTGAAAGTTGCTTTGGATAAAACTATTAAAGATATGTCAGATGCTTGTAAGCAATGTTGCTCTGAACAGCTAAGATTATTGTTTGAAGATAATATTAGTAAAAGTGTTGCTAATATAGATTCAAATAGAGACAATATAATATCAGGCAACAACACTGTTTTAGCAACTGGTGCAAGTTTAGCATTAATTGACATTCCTGGAACCGATGGAGCTGCAGTTAATTTATGTTTTGTGTCTTCAGTAAAATTCTAGTATAAAATATTTTGTATTTACTTAGTAATAGATCATTAATACCTTTAAAATATCTATTTGGGTAGATTCAAATAGGGTTCAATGGACATAATTGTAAAACTGGTCACATGCTGGAACTAATATTCAGCATGTGCCTAAACACTTCTCAAATTTATTAGATCAAAAGATCTTATATCGTTCATGTAAACATAAGTACGAAGGAATGTTGATTTTTCTTCCATATTTCCGAAAACCATCTAATAAGTTCAAAAGAACCTTCTTCATAGTAATTGATCCCCAATTTCTCATAATACTCGATCTCATCATAGGAAAATATATGTTCCACTTCTTGAAACAAATCATATCCTCCAGAAAAATAAATATCTCTATCAATTCTTTTGTCATGGAAAAACTCATTAGCATCTCTTGTCATAGAAAACGGATAGAAAATCCAGATGTAAAGCCTTCATTAAAAATGAAACATCTCAAGAAATTGAGAGTGCTTGGGATAATTCATTACTTATTATTTTCAGAATAAAATTTTAAAGCTTCTCCAATAAATTTAGATGCACCAGTGCCATATTCCTTATCGATTACTTTTATATACGTAGGATTTGATAAATAATGATCAGCTGTATAACCCCAATAGTTATCTCCAACATCCACTTTTAAAGATTCAAGACTCTTTTTAGTTATAGCTGCAATTTTCTCAACAATTTGTTGAATCTCTTTTGAAGAAGAATCTTTACTTAAGTCAGATGTAAGCTTTTCATATAATGTATTTATTTTAGGCAGCTTATCTGCCAAATAATTTTTTAGGGCTTCTCCGATAAATTTAGATGCACCATTTCCATATTTCTTATCAACTTCTTCTATCCACTTAGGATATACTAAATAAATTTTTACCATAGAGTACCAATAATCATCCCCATTATCCATTTTGAAAATTTCATAATCTTTTTTAGCTATATTTGTTATTTCTTCAGCAATCTGTTGAATTTCCTTTGAAAAAGGGTCTTTACTTAAGTCAGATACAAGCTTTTTATATAGTTCTTTTAATTTAGGATGCTTATCTTCCAAGCAATCTTTTTTAAACTTATCATATTGTTCTTCTTTAATAAACATATCACTATTAAAATTTTTCTTCATAGCTTTAACATATTTTTTAATACTTCCATATTCCTTTATAGCCATTTTAGCAATCTCAGCTTCCTTAGATTTACACATTCCAATAAATTTATCATATTTATCCATACTACCATAAGATTTAATTATAATATTTTTGTGTTCAGTTTTAAATTCTTCTAGTGCATTATAATATTCACTCATATCAAATTCTTCAAAACTCATTGTGGTTTCTCCTTTTAATGTTTTATTTACAAGTTCTATTAAACCATTCAATCTGTTGCGTTTTAGTATAAGCAATTTTTCATGACTTTTTAGTGCTTGCATTTTATCAAAGTGGGCACTAGCCATGATTTCTTTAACTTCTTTTAGTGGTATATCAAGTTCCTTAAAAAATAAAATCTGTTGCAAGGTTTCAAGAGCTTCATCGTCATAAAGTCTGTAACCTGCGTCTGTAAAATTGCTTGGTTTTAACAATCCGATTTTATCGTAGTAATGTAGCATGCGCACACTTATTCCTGTCAAATCCGAAACTTGTTTTATTGTTTTCATTGCTGCACCTCCAACTTTGACTTTAGAGCTATCAATACTGTTTAATACTCGCCGTCTATGAGTTTTGCCAATGTCGTTAAACTCTATTTTTATATTACACTATGACATTGTGTTAGGGTCAACACTTTTTTACTTTTTTTTTAAGAGCATAGAGCATCTAATTTAGTTAGACAAAGTAGCAAAACAAATTATATCCATGATTTATTAATATCCCCCAGGGAGTTTTTCTAAGGAGCTTGCGACTGCGGTTGCTATTAACGCTGTGAAAGTCACTGTGGTACTATTTGTGATTTTAAGTGTTATTTCTATGATAAATACGTACAATATGATAATAGGGCAAATTACCATATTAGAATAAAAGAAAATCAAAAGGGGGATATTATGAAGGCAATTGTTAAGGGTAAGGTAGCTGTTAACAAGTCAGTGGAGAAAGCTAAGAGCGTCAAGGCAAAGTCCAAGATAAAACCTACAGAAAGTATTGGTAGACAAGGAAATCTTAAAAAGAAAAAGAAAGGGAAATAATTTCTTGATGTAAGTAATAAATATGGTAAAGAACAAAATTTAGAGGAAGAATAAACAAATACATGGAAGAACATGCTATTTGGGAAACGCATATAATAAATATTACATTTAAAAAACCATATGTTGCTTCTTTGATTTATAAAGGTTAATGTTGCAATAACCCCTATTAAGATCATTGTCATCTCAAGTAACCCCCTATCATAGATATGGGGTTACTTGAGATGACATATAAGAATAATCTTTATTATTAATGACTAGAAATCACACTAATTAAGAACCTATTTTTTTAAATGTACCTTTGTCTATTTGTAATTTCTACTATTTATTTTTCTATAGTTATCCCTGTATTTTTTGTTTTATAATTCTTAAAAGTTTTCTCTAATTCTTCAAGAGATATACCAAGTGTTTCTGGTACACATTTATATACAAATATCATACCCATAGCACCTAACACTACAAATACCATAAATGAACCAGATAAACCTAACCCTTTTAATATTGTAGGGAAAAGAAGGCCAATAAAAAAGTTAGTGGTCCATAGGAAAAATACTGCAATACCCATTCCTAATCCTCTTATTCTTATCGGGAAAATTTCGGCTAGTAATAACCAGACTATTGGTCCAAGACACCCTTGGAAGAAAGCTAAGAAAATCACAGTAAATATAAGTACAACGTATGGAAGCATACTTGAACCCGCTAACGTATTTGTAAGAATAGACATTGCAAGCATAGTTAAGGTAGTTCCAGAAAGTCCTATTAATAATAATGGTCTACGACCAAATCTATTTGCAAAAAATTTCATATAGATAACTGCCGCAATAACAGACATTAATCCATTTGCTATATTAGCTATTAATGCCATTCGAGTT from the Clostridium sp. CM027 genome contains:
- a CDS encoding M28 family peptidase codes for the protein MKPILKLSVILAMVLTFSSCSSPEVSQNSKTTTGNHGQSVQVSQVQTPVKIPTIKETVATLCSDEFQGRLTGSKGNEKTGEYIVKTFKDIGLDPFFDDSYYQKYYLGVNSSYRGGENNIKLKMVNNVVGVIKGKKSENAVVISAHFDHLGYVDGTIIRGALDNASGVSALIEVAHKLKEKSKAKPFDTDIIFCAFNGEEVGLKGSQAFVNAVTSTNYNFYNINIDCVGAKKGGKLALKNKNELSNKLYGAVKTAFKKDNIGFADTVVHGLSDHVNFQSMGIPSVFIAQENVENLVHKPTDTPDTLDYGQIDKIANAISDFIGANDGVIFIQ
- a CDS encoding MerR family transcriptional regulator, which produces MKTIKQVSDLTGISVRMLHYYDKIGLLKPSNFTDAGYRLYDDEALETLQQILFFKELDIPLKEVKEIMASAHFDKMQALKSHEKLLILKRNRLNGLIELVNKTLKGETTMSFEEFDMSEYYNALEEFKTEHKNIIIKSYGSMDKYDKFIGMCKSKEAEIAKMAIKEYGSIKKYVKAMKKNFNSDMFIKEEQYDKFKKDCLEDKHPKLKELYKKLVSDLSKDPFSKEIQQIAEEITNIAKKDYEIFKMDNGDDYWYSMVKIYLVYPKWIEEVDKKYGNGASKFIGEALKNYLADKLPKINTLYEKLTSDLSKDSSSKEIQQIVEKIAAITKKSLESLKVDVGDNYWGYTADHYLSNPTYIKVIDKEYGTGASKFIGEALKFYSENNK
- a CDS encoding MarR family transcriptional regulator; its protein translation is MNKEEQVIMGFRDLLNKIVSLNKVKMKDSLKGYKSSEVHCIEYIGRNVDSNVTKLAESFYMTRGAISKMTKKLIKKGIIESYQKPDNKKEIYFRLTEQGKVINKVHEQLHKEFQERDKAVFEQVTEEQFDIMLSFVEKYSRHLDAEIKKQGVDIKNPNDSE
- a CDS encoding flavin reductase, producing the protein MKEKINHVNVKEMNFDQLFKQISTEEICDNVLTLVGPLVGKEFTVITAGKEDHYNSMIGSGGGLGTLFKKPTTWCILRADRYTLEIIQKEQTYTLSYFANEYKEQVLLLGSKSGRDSEKMKEVELTRVQTPSGDMSFKEARLIIECKLTQLTTPNPNDFYTQETKDYINEAYKEANHYRKFAFGEITHVWVKK
- a CDS encoding alpha/beta fold hydrolase, with amino-acid sequence MRGNVSKKLISTVVAATLMLGSFSINAYAKEDNNQFEGKVSIGDFGLYTKIAGEGKVSVVFDSGYNDGINTESDPQKGWGEIQQEISKYARTVTYDRAGLGKSDDTANREPLNDKDRQLLMNNNFCSVSYDSSIFEKGNGKTAIDKARNLHALLRAKGVKAPYLLVAHSIASLDAVEFTKLYRKEVAGIIMVDGSGKNVMGDAMNFINSNMPELKESLLGQFTKADGTIDEVLQSEQQVYQAGDVLRNVPLTYLSADDEGMGPIYQAVVNAEQEDWLSCSNYSKRIPVPNSGHYIYIDQPQYVVNAIKDMINTIENKNSPHKDDNQKIMK